Proteins from a genomic interval of Bdellovibrio sp. GT3:
- the yajC gene encoding preprotein translocase subunit YajC yields MLFELLVNTAHAQTAAPAAGQPSTLEMFVPFIFIFVIFYFLIIRPQSKRQKDHQKFLNEIKRGDEVITSSGILGRIEGITDQFVTVEIADGVKVKMLRTQIATTQKAATATEEKK; encoded by the coding sequence ATGTTATTCGAACTTCTTGTTAATACAGCACACGCGCAAACGGCAGCTCCAGCAGCTGGACAACCATCCACTCTTGAGATGTTTGTTCCGTTTATCTTTATCTTCGTTATTTTCTACTTCCTTATTATCCGTCCTCAATCCAAGCGCCAAAAAGACCATCAAAAGTTCTTGAATGAAATCAAACGTGGCGACGAAGTTATCACTTCTTCAGGTATCTTGGGTCGTATCGAGGGCATCACTGACCAATTCGTGACTGTTGAGATCGCGGATGGCGTGAAAGTTAAAATGCTTCGTACTCAAATTGCGACAACTCAGAAAGCAGCAACAGCGACAGAGGAAAAGAAATAA
- the tgt gene encoding tRNA guanosine(34) transglycosylase Tgt gives MTTNTTETEMNLGQFVVHKTEGNARRATLMTAHGPVQTPVFMAVGTKATVKAMTPEELKECGTQVVLGNTYHLHLRPGEKTIKKMGGLHKFMNWHGPILTDSGGFQVFSLSKLRNMNEEGVEFRSHLDGAKHFISPEKSMEIQMDLGSDVIMAFDECLQYPATDEQIESSMALTYRWLLRSKAAMTRKESLLFGIVQGGLSLKHRLKSLEQITSVDLPGYALGGFSVGEPIHLMHELLPHVAPKMPANKPRYLMGVGTPTDLIIAIDSGIDMFDCVMPTRVARNGTIFTWQGKVSIKRSEYKEDPSPLDPECDCYTCTNYSKAYLRHMFLSGEILGSRLNTIHNIHFYMKLMEKAREAIAEGRWAAFRDDCLTRFVKKG, from the coding sequence ATGACGACCAATACAACTGAAACTGAAATGAACCTGGGCCAATTCGTTGTCCATAAAACTGAAGGCAATGCCCGTCGTGCCACGCTGATGACTGCCCACGGACCTGTGCAAACACCGGTCTTTATGGCCGTCGGTACAAAAGCCACTGTTAAGGCCATGACTCCTGAAGAGCTAAAAGAATGCGGAACTCAAGTTGTCTTGGGCAACACCTACCATCTGCATTTGCGCCCTGGTGAAAAGACCATCAAAAAAATGGGTGGCTTGCACAAGTTCATGAACTGGCACGGTCCGATCCTGACCGATTCCGGCGGCTTTCAGGTTTTCTCTTTGTCCAAACTTCGCAATATGAATGAAGAAGGTGTGGAGTTCCGTTCTCACCTGGATGGCGCCAAACATTTTATCTCTCCTGAAAAGAGCATGGAGATCCAAATGGATCTGGGCTCTGATGTCATCATGGCTTTTGATGAATGCTTGCAGTATCCGGCAACAGACGAGCAAATTGAAAGCTCCATGGCTTTGACCTATCGCTGGTTGTTGCGTTCCAAAGCAGCGATGACTCGCAAAGAGAGCTTGTTGTTCGGTATCGTTCAGGGTGGATTAAGTTTGAAGCACCGTTTGAAATCCCTTGAGCAAATCACTTCCGTGGATTTGCCAGGATATGCCCTGGGTGGTTTCTCGGTGGGCGAGCCTATTCACTTGATGCATGAGCTTTTGCCACACGTAGCTCCAAAAATGCCGGCCAATAAGCCGCGTTATTTGATGGGCGTTGGGACGCCAACGGATTTAATTATTGCAATAGATTCGGGCATCGATATGTTCGATTGCGTCATGCCTACTCGAGTGGCACGTAACGGTACGATCTTCACGTGGCAAGGTAAAGTCAGCATCAAGCGCAGTGAATACAAAGAAGACCCATCACCGCTTGATCCAGAGTGTGATTGCTATACGTGCACGAATTATTCGAAGGCTTATTTACGTCACATGTTCTTGAGTGGTGAAATTTTAGGCTCTCGTTTGAACACAATCCACAACATTCATTTCTATATGAAATTGATGGAAAAGGCCCGCGAAGCGATCGCTGAAGGTCGTTGGGCGGCGTTCCGTGACGACTGTCTAACGCGTTTCGTAAAGAAAGGCTAA